The sequence GCCGATAAAGCCTGAGTCCCTCGCCCGCTGGCAAGTCACAGATATTCGCCCTGAACTCCAGTTACCTGCAGCGAATCCCTTCATTGTGGCTGATTCTATTGCTCGCCCCGATAAAAGCGAAGTTGCCGTCCCAGTCATCGTTGCTGAATCAGCGGGATATCGTATTTGGCATAAAAAAGACGATGAATTTAATGTTCCTAAAGGGCATATGTATTTATCACTCGACTCAGAGCAAGCAAGTAAAACACCAAAACATGCCGCCCTCACCCGCTTGTATGTCGAGATGTTGCTCGATTATCTGACCGAGCCTACTTATCAAGCGGAAGTCGCAGGATTGAGTTATAACATCTATCCACATCAAGGGGGCATAACACTGCATTTATCCGGTTTTACTGGTAATCAAGAAACGCTATTAGCTTTGCTTATCCATAAAGCAAGAGAACGTAATTTTACCGAAGAACGGTTTGCCTTAATCAAGTCTCAGTTGCTACGTAGTTGGCAAAATTTGGCTCAAGCTAAGCCAATTTCTCAGCTGTTTACCAGCCTGACGGCAACATTACAAAAGCGCAGTTACGAACCAGCCAGAATGGCGCAAGTACTCGAAGATATAACCTTAAATGACCTACACAACCATGTAAGGGCATTTTACGAGAAAATTTATCTTGAAGGGTTAATATACGGGGATTGGTTAGTCTCAGAGGCACAGGCACTTGGCAAACGTCTGGAACATATTTTATCGCTTGTCTCTAGTCCAAGCGCCGAATCGACCCGAGAATTAATTAATTTAACCGGACAAGGCACACTTTTAAGAGAACTGGCAATAGATCATCAAGATAGCGCCATTATTGTGTATTACCAATCAGCAACTGCAACGCCAGAAAAAATGGCGCTTTTTAGCTTACTTAATCACACAATGTCTTCAACCTTCTTCCATGAACTGCGCACGGAAAAACAGTTAGGCTATATGGTTGGCACTGGATATTTGCCGCTAAATCGACATCCTGGACTCATTTTTTATATTCAATCTCCCACCACAGGACCACTGTCTTTACTGGAAGCAATAGATGAGTTTATTGCTGATTTTAACTATGCCGTCATGCAAATCACCAATGAAGAATGGGAAAGTACAAAACAAGGTCTCATCAATCAAGTGATGGAACACGATGCCAACCTTAAAACCCGAGGCCAGCGTTATTGGGTTAGTGTAGGTAATCGAGATTACCAGTTCAATCAAAGGGAATTGGTAGTCGCCGAAATCAGCAAACTCACTCGCCCTGATTTACTCAAATTTATGATGCAAAAAATGCGTACTAAGCATAGTGATCGCTTAGTGCTTTTTAGTACAGGTTCAGCTCATACAGCTCAGTCAGCACTCACATCCGATAATATGATTACCGACCTTAAAGTGTTTAAACAAAACACTGAGAAGTTTAATTTTTAATCAAAATCGTGATGCAAGCTCAGTAATCCAGCATTTGTTGTAAACAAACATAACCGCTGCTTTAATGCATTTATGTAGTGTTATCTATGGCCTAAGCATGGAAAATTAATGTAAAACACGCCTACCCCACCTATCTGATGGAAAACCACGCACGATCTGACTCCATCTATCTGCAATTAAAAGGAATTTTTACATTCTCACTTTTGACAAAAGCGGGTATTTCTGGAAAAGTGATGTAACACAATTGTTTCATGGCATCCTCGGACAATACTAAGAACAACACTATGCCGAAAGTACTCTTAAAAATTTTCATCTACAGTTGCCTATGCCTAAGCACCTTGTATCCATCAGATTCTATTGCAATATATTCTAAGGAGCTCGACTCATCCATAGTTTTGAATTCAAACCTATTTGGAGTTCCGCAAGGTCTTTCACAAGGAACAGTAACCTCGATTGTTCAAGATAATGATGGATACCTATGGATAGGTACATTTAATGGTCTTAATCGCTTTGATGGAAGCAACTTCAAATATTTTTTCGCTGATGGAACAAATTCAGGACTCCCTAGCTCTTTTATTCGAAGTTTACAAATTGATAAGAATGGCATTCTATATGTAGGAACTGACAATGGCCTAGCTGTATATGATAAGAACAACGATTCCTTCATTAAATACGGAGCACCACTAGACAACACTCCAATCTGGAGTATAAATACCACTATTGAAACCTTAATTGTTGGCACCAACAACGCAATCATTGACATCCATGGAAAAGAGAACCATCTAGACCTATCGTCTAAAGGGATTGGTGAAATAAAAAAATCTATCAAAATTGGTGATGATTATTTTTTAAAGGATTACTCCGGAAAATTATTTAAAATAAATCAAGAAAGTTCAATCTTAATAAAAGAAAACATTATCGACATTGAACAAAAAAACAATAAATCTCTAATTATATCCACAAAAGATGGACTTTTTGAATATGATGGCGTTTTGATAAATAGAATTGACAACCGTTCTTTTTCACAGCTTGCAAAGAACAATAACACCATCTATGGCATCTCTGAAAACTACATTATTGACATCAACAATAAAAAAACGATAGGACTAATTTCAGCATTCAACCCAGATAAAACCACCGTTTTTTATGCCAACAATAACTTTTTTACACTAGGAAGTGTAGATCAAGGTTTTTTTATCATAAAAAAACAAAATAACTTAGTCAAAAAAACCTCTCTAACAACTAATAGCACTTGGCATTTAAGTAAAAACTCTCAAGGTTTTCTAGTTTCATCAGAAGCTGAAAAAATAACCTTATTCAACAATGAATTCAAAAAAATTAGAGATTACAACACATATACCACAGGATATAAATATGCATTACTCCATAAAAACCAGCTTTTATATGGAACAAGTAATGGATTGTTTTTGGATAATAGTAATTCTGTAAAAAAACTTAGCAATGAAACCATATCAGCATTGTCAAGTAATGAAGATGATTCTATTTTATCAGCTGGAACCCCCGATGGTAAAATCTTAATAATAAAAAACTCAGAAATAATAAAAACTTTTAACACAGAAAGGAAGGAACCTATTTTTGATATTGAAACCATATCAGAAAACTTGTTTTATATAGCCAGTCAGGGAGGACTTAGAAAGTATGACAACGGTCAGGAAACACTTATAAGCGAGCAACTGACATATAGTATTCAAAAAGATAGAAATTATTTATTATTCGGCACATCAAAAGCCTTAATGCGTTATGATATAACTAATGAAAAAATAGACACCTTATTCTCAAAAAATAAAGAAATCTACTCAATTGCAAGTGATACCAACTTTATTACTGTTTCATCATTAGGAGAGGTAATTATTTTTGATAAGAATAGTAAAACTTCTTATGCGCTGGGAACATCAAATGGGAGTCAATATGAATACAACTCACCTAGCGCAATAAAAATTAATGATTTTATATTGTTGGCAGGAATTAACGGGGTAAGCTTAGTATCTCCACAAGAAATTTCTGATTATATAAAAAGTCAAAAAGCAAACAAAACAGAAATATCTAAATTTTCCGTTTTCAACATGAGTCAAGAAAAAAATGGAAAGTATTTAAAAAAACCAATCGATGTAACAAAAGAAATAACACTTAAATATTCAGACTATCCATTTTCTTTTGATTTCATATCTCCTATGTCTGATGAATCATCTACTAACTACTACTACAGAATGCTAGGGTTGTCTGATACTTGGATTTACTCTAATGGAACAAACTCCGCAACCTATACCAACCTATCTCCTGGCGAATACGTATTTCAGGTTTACACCATAAATAATCTTTCAGGCGAAAAATCATCTGAGAGAGAAGTTAACGTAATAATTACGCCTCCTTGGTGGTCATCTACTCAAGCCAAAATATTTTATTTTTTAATAACAATGTTTTTGTCCCTATTTATATTCAAAGCAATTCTTCGTAAAAGAGAAATTCAGCGTCAAATTGCTTTGAGTGAAGAACGACTAAAGCTATCTCTATGGGGCAGCGGTGATGAAATGTGGGACTGGGATATAGAAACGGGTAATATTTTCCGCTCGAATATTTGGGGTGCATTAGAGTTCCCACGAGATGGACATCGCTCGGGTAATCGAGATGAAGAAAGTAATATACATCCCATGGATCAAGAACGCGTTAGAGAAGCACTAAATAAACACTTCTATGGTGAGACAGATCATTTCGAAGCGGCATATAGAGTTAAAGGCAAAGATGATAGTTGGATATGGATTTTAGATAGGGCTAAAATTGTAGAACGAGATGATAAAGACAACGCTCTACGAATGACTGGCACTATTAAAAATATCAGTCAATTTAAACAAAAAGAAGAACAATTAAGACTCTTCGAAAAAGCGATTGAAAATATTTCTGAAGGTATGTTTATTCTTGACAGTGAATACCGTTTCGTAGAAGTGAACGAGGCTTGCTGTAGAATATCACAACGAAATAGGTCTGATTTTATTGGCAATTTACTTACCTTTGAATTATATCCTGAATCCTTCTCAAATCAGATTCGTACTATGCTGAAACAGCAAGGTCGATGGGCAAGTGAAGTCGAAGCAAATCGAGGCGATAACAGCCATTTTCATATGGAGCTCACGATTGACGCTATCTACGATGAATTAGGTGAATTGTCGCATTATGTGGGTGTTTTCTCTGATATATCAAGACGTAAACAGCAGGAAGAAGAACTTCGTAAACTCACCAACAATGATTTATTGACTGGCCTACCCAACCGGTCAAACCTACAAGTCACATTAGGAAACTTAGTCAATAAAGAAATTAATCATGCATTAATGGTACTCGATTTAGATAATTTTAAGCGTATCAATGACTCATTAGGTCACCAAGTTGGTGATAAATTACTAAAACTTGTATCAGTCAGAATTAAATCTTCTGTACCTAAAAACACCAACATCTATCGTTTAGGAGGAGATGAGTTTGCCATTGTTCTCGATAAAACGTCGGATATTTTAGCCTCCGCCGCTATTGCGGGACGAATTGTTGATGCTTTTAACACTGTATATGAAATAGACAATGAACAACTTGTCTTAGGTGTGAGTGTTGGAATTGTACTGTATCCAGATGATGAGCAGAATGAGCAAGCCTTACTCAGAAAAGCTGATATTGCCATGTACCATGCAAAATCTGCAGGCGGTAACTGTTACCAATTTTACTCTGAATCACTCAATGAACATGCAATTAAACAGCTTGAGACCGAAAATCTTATCCGTGAAGGCTTAAAAGAAGATTTATTTGAAGTTTATTATCAACCCAAAGTCGATCTGAAACATGGTCATGTTGCTGGAATGGAAGCTTTAGTCAGATTAAATCATCCAACCTTAGGACTTATTCCACCGAATGATTTTATCCCTCTTGCAGAAGAGAATGGTCTGATTGTTGAAATAGGTGAAATTGTACTCAGAAAGGCCTGTTTTGCCGCGCAGAAGTGGCGTGAGCAAGGTCTATTTAAGGGCCGAGTCGCCGTCAATTTATCGTCACGACAATTTGCCCTACCCGATCTACAACAGCGGATAGAGTCAATTTTACGACTCACCCAATTACCTGCCTCTCATTTAGAGCTAGAAATAACTGAAGGTACTGTTATTAAGCAACCAGAAATGGCTATTACTGTTATGCAGCAATTAGCCAAAATGGGTGTGAGCCTTGCTTTAGATGACTTTGGAACGGGTTATTCATCGCTTTCTTACTTAAAAAGATTCCCGATTCATACGCTGAAAATCGATAAAGCATTTGTTGACGATATTGATAAATCCGACCGCGATTTAAAAATGGTCGATTCCATTATTACCATCGCCCACAATATGGGTCTATCCGTCGTTGGTGAGGGAGTTGAGCAAGCTGCACAGCTAAATATCCTTCGAGCCCTAAATTGTGAAGAAATACAAGGTTACATCTTCAGTAAGGCCATTAATGAAGCAGAGTTTACCCTTTTACTACAGGAGGACCAGGCTAAATCCATCGCGATAAACAACACATTGTAATCATTATATTACTCATCAGGGCAACTTGAAACATTGGCACAACATCTGCATCAACTGTATCAGTGTCAATAATAAATATTATCAACTACCCTGAGAGAGAAACATAATGAAAGGAATCCTAACTGCTGTTGCACTAGTGTCATCAATTGGTTTTGTTGTAAATACTAATGCAGTTGAAACAACTCAAAAAATTACAACATCCAATCAAGTTGTGACGTCTGAACAAAACACTGTAAGCGAGCAAGAAATTGCAGGTCACCCATATGTGAAGTTCAAGCCGTTTGAAGTCGCCGGTCACCCGTATGTGAAGTTCAAGCCTTTTGAAGTAGCTGGTCACCCATATGTGAAGTTCAAGCCATTTGAAGTCGCGGGTCACCCATATGTGAAGTTCAAGCCATTTGAAGTCGCGGGTCACCCATATGTGAAGTTCAAGCCATTTGAAGTCGCGGGTCACCCATATGTGAAGTTCAAGCCATTTGAAGTCGCGGGTCACCCATATGTGAAGTTCAAGCCATTTGAAGTCGCGGGTCACCCATATGTGAAGTTCAAGCCTTTTGAAGTAGCTGGTCACCCATATGTGAAGTTCAAGCCTTTTGAAGTAGCTGGTCACCCATATGTGAAGTTCAAGCCATTTGAAGTCGCGGGTCACCCATATGTGAAATTTGCTAATACAGAAATAGCGTAATTAAACTTTAAATTGAGGTAATGCATCATGATGAACTCACTCAAAAAAGCACTTGGTTTCGCAAAACCTGTTCGTAAAAAAGTAAAATTACCAGAAGGCTTAAACCATCTTGAAGTAATCCCTGCCAAGGGGTGGTGGAATTAATTTATAAGCCATTGGTAAAAGCTCGTATCGCCTAAAATAATCTTACTAGCGCAGCGATATCGCAGACTAAACCAAAGGGAGCTACTGCTCCCTTTGGTTTTTTACAGCTCCTATGACTAACAATCAAAATCAAGCTGCAATGTAGCAGTCATGGCTATGGAGGCTCCTTCTTAAGGCAATACGTTTGTGGGTGGAAAACAAGGGAAAAGCCATGGGGCCAAGGATAAAACCAAGCACCGTCCAGTATTTTACTGAAAGCCCTGCCCTAAAAGCCGCATATCCAAAACACCATGCACAGAAAAACGATAGCGCAACCAACATATAAGCAACCAATCCCACCGCAAACCTCTTTATTCGCCAAATATAAATACAAAACAGCTAAGCCTATCTGCTTTTTTGTGCAGTCCGAATGCCTCAAGGCGGTAATCTTTCATAAAAGAGATCGAATAATACAAGATATCTAGACTAGATATGAGTGTTTTTTAGGCAAAAATTAGCCTGAGGGCAATAAAAAAGCGGCATTGAATTGCCGCTTTTTTGACCAAGGATATCTAAGTGTTAGAAGAAGCGAGCTTTTTCTGCCGCCATAGCCTTAAGCCGTTGGCAAGGCTCAAATCGATCGCCATATTGTGTTTGATAACGTTCAAGTATTTTGACTAAGTTATCCGCGCCTAAAGTATCGATATAATGGAATGGTCCACCCAAGAATGGTGGGAAGCCGATGCCAAAGATAGCGCCAATATCACCATCGCGCGGCGAGGCAATAATGCCTGCATCTAAGCAGCGCACTGCTTCATTCAGCATTTGCACTACACAGCGTTCCGCTACCGCGCTCATTTCTTTATCGACACCAGGCTTGATACCTAATACGCCATACACGGTTTCATCCACAGCTTTTTTCTTGCTGGCAGCGCCATACTGATAGAAACCTTTGCCATTTTTACGACCTTTTCTATCGTCGCTTAATAGCTTGTCGAAGGCTGCTGGTGCTTTAAAGCGTTCACCAAGCTCTTTTTCAAGAATTGGAGAGATCTTAGCGCCCACATCAATACCGACTTCATCGAGTAAGGTAATTGGGCCAACGGGGAAACCAAACTTCACTAACGCTTTATCGAGATGTTCAACACTTTGCCCTTCTAGCAGCAATTGTGCGGCTTCGTTCATATAAAGCGCGAGGATGCGGTTAACATAAAACCCCGCACCGTCTTGTACCACAATTGGCGTTTTACCCTGTTTACGGGCAAAGGCGACTGTGGTGGCAATGGTTTCTGGTGAGGTTTTAGCGTGGGCAATCACTTCCACCAGCGGCATTTTTTCTACCGGTGAGAAGTAATGTAAGCCAATCACATTTTCAGGACGGCTTGCCGCTTGTGCAATTTGACCAATGGGTAACGATGAGGTGTTAGACGCAAAAATCGTGTGCTCACCGCATTCACGCTCAATATCTTTAACCATTTGATGTTTAAGCGCTAAATCCTCAAATACCGCTTCAACAACAATATCGGCATCCTTAACACCTTTATATTCGGTCGTCGTTGTCATCAGCGCCATTAAATTGTCGCGAGCGGCTGGCGTCATATGACGACGTTTCACGCCTTTATCCAATAACTTATAGGCGTAAGAAAGCGCGTTGCTTAAGCCCTTTTCGTTAATGTCTTTTACTCGCGCAGGAATTTTAGCCTTAGTCGTAGTGACAGAGGCAATACCACCTCCCATCAAACCGCCACCTAAGATCACGGCTTTTTTGACTTTACGTGGCGTTGCACCTTCGGCGCCGGTTTCTTTCTTCATCTCTGTAGTTGCAAAGAAAATACTGCGCAGCGCTTCAGATTCTTTCGACACCACCAGCTCAGCAAAATGGCTGGCTTCGACTTCCAGTCCCTTCTGCATACCTTTGGCAATACCTTGGCGCACACAATCAATAATCTTTGCTGGCGCTGGGTAGTTACCTTGGGTTTTCTTAGCAACTTGCTTAGCCGCTTGATCGAAAATAATGTTGCGACCAAAGCCAGTACCTTCAAGCAATTGGTTTACTAGCGATTTTTTAACTGGCTTAGCTATTTGTTTACCCGCGAGCGCCATCTCCACTGCGGTTTGCAGCAAAATCGTTTGTGGCACCACATCGTTAACTAAGCCCATCTTTAACGCTTGTTTCGGGCGAATTTGTTTACCCGTCAACATCATATCCAGCGCAGTGGTAATCCCCACCAAGCGTGGCAAACGCTGGGTACCACCGCCACCGGGTAATAAACCGAGCTGCACTTCAGGTACGCCCAGCATGGTCTTGCCATCATCACTGCACACACGTTGATGGCAGGCAAGCGCTAGCTCTAAACCGCCGCCCAAGCAAGCACCATGAATTGCAGCGACCACAGGGATGTTTAATGCTTCCAACTCGTTAAACACCACATGCCCTTGCTGGGATAACGCTTTGGCATCGCCCGCCGTTTGGCAAGCATCGAGCATAGAGATATCGGCACCGGCAACAAATGAATCTTTTTTGCCCGAAATCAGCACTAGGCCACGGATACTCGAATCGCGTTTAATCTCAGACAGGATCTCACTGATCTCAGGGCCAAACTCCGCCTTGAGGGTATTCATGGTTTCGCCAGGTACGTCCATGGTTAAAATGGCGATACCGTCTTCACGGCGAGTTAAATTAAATGTTTTTCCCACCGCCATTACTCCACTTCCACAATCATTGCAGCCCCTAAACCACCCGCAGCACAGGCCGTTGCTAGACCCGTTCCGCCGCCACGACGTTTAAGCTCACGACAAACCTGAGTGATTAAACGCGTACCTGTGGCTGCAAAAGGATGGCCATAGGCTAAAGAGCCGCCGAGTACGTTGAATTTGCTCATATCGATGTCGCCAATGGCGCGGTTGCGGCCAAGTTTTTCTTCGGCAAATTTTTTGGATGCAAACATCTGCATATTGGCTAGGGTTTGCGCTGCAAAAGCTTCGTGCATTTCGATTAGGGTTAAATCCTCTAATTCCATGCCAGCACGTTTTAATGCCAATGGCGTCGCATAAGATGGGCCCATTAGCATATCTTGCCAAACATCAATGGCGGTAAATGCGTAGCTCTTAATGTAACCAATTGGTTGATAACCAAGAGCTTTAGCGCGGCCTTCACTCATCAGAATGATCGCCGAGGCGCCATCGGTCAGCGGCGTACTGTTCGCGGCAGTCACGCTACCATGCTTTTTATCGAAAGCCGGACGCAGTTTGGCGTAAGAGGCTAAATCGGAGTTTTCACGAATATTGTTATCGCGCTCGATAAACTGTTTGTAGGGTGGGACATGGGCCACCATCACTTCATCACGTAGATGGCCCGAAGCCCAGGTTTCATTCGCTAAGGTATGAGAGCGATGCGCCAGCGCATCTTGGTCGGCGCGGCTGATGTTGTAAGTCTTCGCCATTTGTTCAGCGGTTTGTCCCATTGACAACCCCGTTGAATACTCGGCCACGGCAGGCGGCACAGGCAATAAATCTTTAATGCCTAAACGGCGAAAAATCTGTAATTTTTGACCAAAAGTACGGGCTTTGTTCAGATCGACTAAAGCATGAGCAAGTTTTTTAGACACACCAATAGGTAATACAGAAGAGGAGTCAGCGCCGCCGGCAATACCGATCTCAATATTCCCCGTCATGATTGACTCAGCCACATTCACCGCAGATTGAAAACTGGTCGCACAGGCGCGGGTCACGCTATAGGCATCGGTTGATACATCCATACCCGTTCCTAATACGATTTCACGGGCAATGTTAGGCGCAGCAGGCATTTGCACTACTTGACCATATACCAGTTGCTCAATCAATTTCGGATCCAGTTCGCTACGAACAAGCAGTTCGTTAACCACCATTTTGCCCATATCAAGGGCCGAAATACCGTGGAATGCGGTCGCCTGTTTCGCAAATGGCGTTCTTAAGCCTGCCACAATGGCGATACGCTCACCCCTTGCGTTAGTTACCTGTTGTCTATCACTCATTTGTCACCCTCTTTATGTGCGCTATCGCTGAGAGATTTCAGGCGGCGCTATCGATTTCCATGTATCCCTGTTGTGGCCTTAAAATGGCTTATAACAGGTCTGACCATTAAAGTGTGATCTGATTCTAACTTCTTGTCAGCAAGTTTTAAACACCTGTTTGTTTTTTTAACACTAGCCAAACCCTTAGGGAATTCTTTACCATATTCGTTGTCTTAAGCCCACACACGTATTTTCAATTAATATTTTCAACCTAAAAACGAGTAGCATCATGCCTTTGAGTCGCTTCCATGCATTACGCACTTACCTAAATAAGGTTGTTTTAGGGCAGCCAGTACTGACCGAAAATCTGCTCATTGCCCTCATCGCCAATGGCCATTTATTAGTAGAAGGTCCACCAGGACTTGCCAAAACCCGCGCAGTTAAAGCCCTTTGCGACGGAGTTGAAGGCGATTTTCACCGGATCCAATTTACCCCCGACCTGTTGCCTGCCGATTTAACGGGCACGGATATCTATCGCTCCCAAACCGGTACCTTTGAATTTGAGGCAGGTCCTATTTTCCATAACCTGATCCTCGCCGACGAAATCAACCGCGCGCCAGCTAAGGTGCAGTCGGCGTTATTAGAAGCTATGGCTGAAGGTCAAGTGACTGTTGGCAAAAACAGTTATAAATTACCGCCGCTATTCCTGGTGATGGCAACACAAAACCCCTTAGAAAACGAAGGCACTTATCCGCTGCCTGAAGCACAGCTCGACCGTTTTTTAATGCACCTGAATTTGGATTATCCCAGTGGCGACACTGAAATCGAAATTCTGCGTCAATCCCGTAAGGAGGCACTCACTCACGAGTTGCCAACCACTGAGCCGATTGCTCAGGCGGATATTTTTGCCGCCCGTGATGAAGCAATGGAAATCTATCTGGCTGAGCCGCTAGAGAAATACATAGTCGAAATCATTATGGCAACCCGCCAGCCAATACGTTACAGCGACGACTTAGCCAAATGGTTAGAGTATGGTGTTAGCCCCCGCGCGACGATTTCGCTTGAACGCTGCGCCCGTGCCAGAGCCTGGTTACACCAGCGAGATTTTGTGTCACCGGAAGACATTCAAGCCGTTGCGCCCAATGTACTAAGGCACAGACTGCTGCTGAGTTATCAGGCACAAGCTGAAGGTGTCAGCCGCGACC comes from Shewanella oneidensis MR-1 and encodes:
- a CDS encoding AAA family ATPase — translated: MPLSRFHALRTYLNKVVLGQPVLTENLLIALIANGHLLVEGPPGLAKTRAVKALCDGVEGDFHRIQFTPDLLPADLTGTDIYRSQTGTFEFEAGPIFHNLILADEINRAPAKVQSALLEAMAEGQVTVGKNSYKLPPLFLVMATQNPLENEGTYPLPEAQLDRFLMHLNLDYPSGDTEIEILRQSRKEALTHELPTTEPIAQADIFAARDEAMEIYLAEPLEKYIVEIIMATRQPIRYSDDLAKWLEYGVSPRATISLERCARARAWLHQRDFVSPEDIQAVAPNVLRHRLLLSYQAQAEGVSRDQVINHILTQVAVP